In a single window of the Massilia oculi genome:
- a CDS encoding phosphocholine-specific phospholipase C produces MTSRRRFLGNSARAGIAAATYAAFPPAIQRALAIPANNATGTIRDVEHVVILMQENRAFDHYFGTLAGVRGFGDRFPIPLPEGRNVWQQRMGNSNLMMPFHLDGSKGNAQRANGTPHDWLDSQLAWDNGRMDQWPRYKNPISMGYFKESEIPFAFALANAFTLCDAYHCAMHTGTDANRAFFLTGTNGAAPTGTAFVTNEWDAIDGLPGGVNTGYTWTTYAERLEAAGVKWISYQNMPDEWGDNMLGAFRQFRRANIASGYPVSSGGAPGQPYTNTGQSLPYKAYDAATDNPNNPLYKGIANTLPGTRPEQYLDAFRRDIREGKLPQVSWINAPSIYCEHPGPSSPVQGSWFLQEVLDALTANPEVWSKTVLIVNFDENDGYFDHVPSPSAPSPDGKGGYAGKTTLAPGDLAHEYFTHPRPPGSTRQPAPDGRVYGPGPRVPMYVISPWSRGGWVNSQVFDHTSVLRFLEARFGVKEPNISPFRRAVCGDLTSAFNFVSPNDEPLPVLSGRKSRGEADALRTAQQRLPQIPAPSAPQMPVQAAGTRPSRALPYELATSCDIQPGATMAAARVALNFINTGRQGAVFHVYDRKNLAAIPRRYTVEAGKSLADVWTPAVGGAYDLWVLGPNGYHRHFTGSALRAVAAGQPRPDVQVRCDAATGELVLRLINGGVAPCTFNLAANAYAQLRQQHTLAPRTELTVRIPVAGNDYWYDFSAMVSGQPDYLRRFAGRVETGRHTVSDPALGRI; encoded by the coding sequence ATGACTTCACGCCGCAGATTCCTGGGCAACAGCGCCCGCGCCGGCATCGCCGCCGCCACCTATGCCGCCTTCCCGCCCGCCATCCAGCGCGCGCTCGCCATCCCCGCCAACAATGCCACCGGCACCATCCGCGACGTCGAGCACGTGGTGATCCTGATGCAGGAGAACCGCGCCTTCGACCATTACTTCGGCACGCTGGCCGGTGTGCGCGGCTTCGGCGACCGCTTCCCGATTCCACTGCCGGAAGGCCGCAACGTGTGGCAGCAGCGCATGGGCAACAGCAACCTGATGATGCCGTTCCACCTCGACGGCAGCAAGGGCAATGCCCAGCGCGCCAACGGCACGCCGCACGACTGGCTCGACAGCCAGCTGGCCTGGGACAACGGCCGCATGGACCAATGGCCACGCTACAAGAATCCCATCTCGATGGGCTATTTCAAGGAAAGCGAAATCCCCTTCGCCTTCGCGCTGGCCAATGCCTTCACCCTGTGCGACGCCTACCACTGCGCGATGCACACCGGCACCGACGCCAACCGCGCGTTCTTCCTGACCGGCACCAATGGCGCGGCGCCGACCGGCACGGCCTTCGTCACCAACGAATGGGATGCCATCGACGGCCTGCCGGGTGGCGTGAATACCGGCTACACCTGGACCACGTATGCGGAGCGCCTCGAAGCGGCCGGCGTCAAGTGGATCAGCTACCAGAACATGCCCGACGAATGGGGCGACAATATGCTGGGCGCCTTCCGCCAGTTCAGGCGCGCCAATATCGCGTCGGGCTATCCGGTGTCCAGCGGCGGCGCCCCCGGCCAGCCCTACACCAATACCGGCCAGTCGCTGCCCTACAAGGCCTACGACGCGGCGACGGACAACCCGAACAATCCGCTCTACAAGGGTATCGCCAATACCCTGCCGGGTACCCGCCCCGAGCAGTACCTGGACGCCTTCAGGCGCGACATCCGCGAGGGCAAGCTGCCCCAAGTATCCTGGATCAACGCGCCGTCGATCTATTGCGAACATCCCGGCCCGTCGAGCCCGGTGCAGGGTTCCTGGTTCCTGCAGGAGGTGCTGGACGCCCTGACCGCCAACCCCGAGGTCTGGAGCAAGACCGTCCTGATCGTCAACTTCGACGAGAACGACGGCTACTTCGACCACGTGCCCTCCCCGTCGGCGCCCTCGCCCGACGGCAAGGGCGGCTACGCCGGCAAGACCACGCTGGCGCCGGGCGACCTGGCGCACGAATACTTCACGCATCCGCGCCCTCCCGGCAGCACCAGGCAGCCGGCGCCGGACGGCCGCGTGTACGGCCCGGGCCCGCGGGTGCCGATGTACGTGATTTCGCCATGGAGCCGCGGCGGCTGGGTCAATTCGCAGGTGTTCGACCACACGTCGGTGCTGCGCTTCCTGGAAGCGCGCTTCGGCGTGAAGGAGCCGAACATCAGCCCCTTCCGCCGCGCCGTCTGCGGCGACCTGACCAGCGCCTTCAACTTCGTGTCGCCCAACGACGAGCCGCTGCCGGTGCTCTCCGGCCGCAAGAGCAGGGGCGAGGCGGACGCCTTGCGCACCGCCCAGCAAAGGCTGCCGCAGATCCCGGCGCCGTCCGCGCCGCAGATGCCCGTCCAGGCCGCGGGCACGCGCCCCTCGCGCGCGCTGCCGTATGAGCTGGCCACCAGCTGCGACATTCAGCCCGGCGCCACGATGGCGGCTGCGCGGGTGGCGCTGAACTTCATCAACACCGGCCGCCAGGGCGCGGTGTTCCACGTCTACGACCGCAAGAACCTGGCCGCCATCCCGCGCCGCTACACGGTCGAAGCGGGCAAATCGCTGGCGGACGTCTGGACACCGGCGGTCGGCGGCGCCTATGACCTGTGGGTGCTGGGGCCGAACGGCTACCACCGTCATTTCACCGGCAGCGCGCTGCGCGCCGTGGCTGCGGGCCAGCCGCGTCCCGACGTCCAGGTGCGCTGCGACGCCGCGACCGGGGAGCTGGTGCTGCGCCTCATCAATGGCGGCGTCGCGCCCTGCACCTTCAACCTGGCCGCCAACGCCTATGCGCAGCTACGCCAGCAGCACACCCTGGCGCCGCGCACCGAACTGACGGTGCGCATTCCCGTGGCGGGCAACGACTACTGGTACGACTTCAGCGCCATGGTTTCCGGCCAGCCCGATTACCTGCGCCGCTTCGCCGGCCGCGTCGAAACTGGCCGCCACACGGTCAGCGACCCGGCGCTGGGCCGCATCTAG
- a CDS encoding PEP-CTERM sorting domain-containing protein (PEP-CTERM proteins occur, often in large numbers, in the proteomes of bacteria that also encode an exosortase, a predicted intramembrane cysteine proteinase. The presence of a PEP-CTERM domain at a protein's C-terminus predicts cleavage within the sorting domain, followed by covalent anchoring to some some component of the (usually Gram-negative) cell surface. Many PEP-CTERM proteins exhibit an unusual sequence composition that includes large numbers of potential glycosylation sites. Expression of one such protein has been shown restore the ability of a bacterium to form floc, a type of biofilm.) encodes MQSMIRHLAVAAAMSLCAPFASAAVLNFDDIVGPDGFAAVPGNYGGLDWSASGLNVFTAQSAPFTPRSGMGQVTTDWIDGGPIASTIRFLAPTVFNGAWFSGYEDSSVRFDLYFAGQLVASSALLQLSGTSAFLDAGWDGAIDAVVVRTGAQGSYAMDDFTFVDATEVPEPDPLALLLAGAGGLLVLRRKQQGPRP; translated from the coding sequence ATGCAATCGATGATTCGCCATCTCGCGGTCGCTGCCGCCATGTCGCTGTGCGCCCCATTCGCCTCGGCCGCCGTGCTGAACTTCGACGACATCGTCGGCCCCGACGGTTTCGCCGCCGTGCCCGGCAACTACGGCGGCCTCGACTGGTCGGCGTCCGGCCTGAACGTGTTTACCGCGCAAAGCGCGCCGTTCACGCCCCGCTCGGGGATGGGCCAGGTGACGACCGACTGGATCGACGGCGGACCGATCGCGAGCACCATCCGTTTCCTGGCGCCGACGGTGTTCAACGGCGCCTGGTTCTCGGGCTATGAAGACAGCAGCGTGCGTTTCGACCTCTACTTCGCCGGCCAGCTGGTCGCCAGCTCGGCTTTGCTGCAACTCTCGGGAACGTCGGCCTTCCTGGACGCCGGCTGGGACGGCGCGATCGATGCGGTGGTCGTGCGCACCGGCGCCCAGGGGTCCTACGCGATGGACGACTTCACCTTCGTGGATGCCACGGAGGTGCCCGAACCGGACCCACTCGCCCTGCTGCTGGCCGGCGCCGGCGGCCTGCTAGTCCTGCGGCGGAAACAGCAAGGTCCCCGGCCGTAG
- the selB gene encoding selenocysteine-specific translation elongation factor — MIVGTAGHIDHGKTALVRALTGIDADRLPEEKKRGITIELGYAWMPLEDGGRIGFVDVPGHEKLVRTMVAGASGIDFGLLLIAADDGPMPQTIEHATILSLLGVRRGAAVITKIDRVDADRLAETEAAVAGLLASAGLVDYPVLKVSSIRGDGIDDLRALLVRALQAAPGDGVPGAGFRMGLDRAFTLDGVGTVVAGSVSSGKVGIGDGLSLAAAPDKEYRVRSLQVHSRAAQAAHAGQRCAVGLAGLERSDELRGQVLCDPAIALTTGRIDVWLQVAATEERALRSGTLVHLHAATQDCMATVAVLGQPSIAPGAAAPAQLVLHKPANVWHGDRFILRDASAIRTVAGGAVLDPLGLARYRQTPERLAYLETQRAEDPMVRLLGALAQAPYGVNGATWLRSSGLARWPFDLENVPDIVVGAGGEWLVSRARLQENEAGLLRALGDFHAKYPDEIGPDLLRARRLAAPRMPEALWLQLTEHMIAAGGISRRNGFLHLPEHGVALRAAEQVVAEHALPKLLDGRFDPPWVRDIAQTARLPEVQVRQVLGRMARGGDVYQVVKDLFYHPAVMQQAADLVRRLAREDAQGQVTAARFRDETGLGRKRAIQILEFFDRIGFLRRVGDVHLLRPGTLLFPPQD; from the coding sequence ATGATCGTCGGCACTGCCGGACACATTGACCACGGCAAGACCGCGCTGGTGCGCGCGCTGACCGGCATCGACGCCGACCGCCTGCCGGAAGAAAAAAAGCGCGGCATCACCATCGAACTGGGCTATGCCTGGATGCCGCTCGAGGATGGCGGCCGTATCGGCTTCGTCGACGTGCCGGGCCACGAAAAACTGGTGCGCACCATGGTGGCCGGCGCCAGCGGCATCGATTTCGGCCTGCTCCTGATCGCGGCCGACGACGGTCCGATGCCGCAGACGATCGAGCATGCGACCATCCTCTCCCTGCTGGGCGTGCGGCGCGGCGCCGCCGTGATCACCAAGATCGACCGCGTCGACGCCGACCGCCTGGCCGAGACCGAGGCAGCGGTCGCCGGCCTGCTGGCCAGCGCGGGTCTCGTGGATTATCCGGTGCTGAAAGTGTCGAGCATCCGCGGCGACGGCATCGATGACCTGCGCGCACTGCTGGTGCGGGCGCTGCAGGCGGCGCCCGGCGATGGCGTGCCGGGCGCGGGCTTTCGCATGGGCCTGGACCGCGCCTTCACGCTCGACGGCGTGGGCACCGTGGTCGCAGGCAGCGTCTCGAGCGGCAAGGTCGGCATCGGCGACGGCCTCTCGCTGGCCGCCGCGCCGGACAAGGAATACCGTGTGCGCAGCCTGCAGGTGCACAGCCGGGCGGCGCAAGCGGCCCACGCCGGCCAGCGCTGCGCCGTCGGCCTGGCCGGCCTGGAACGCAGCGACGAGCTGCGCGGCCAGGTACTGTGCGACCCGGCGATTGCGCTCACGACCGGGCGTATCGACGTCTGGCTGCAGGTGGCGGCGACCGAGGAACGTGCGCTGCGCTCCGGCACCCTGGTGCACCTGCATGCCGCGACCCAGGACTGCATGGCCACCGTGGCCGTACTGGGCCAGCCCTCGATCGCGCCTGGCGCCGCGGCGCCGGCGCAGCTGGTGCTGCACAAGCCGGCCAACGTCTGGCACGGCGACCGCTTCATCTTGCGCGACGCCTCGGCGATCCGTACTGTCGCCGGTGGCGCGGTGCTCGATCCCCTGGGCTTGGCGCGCTACCGCCAGACGCCGGAACGGCTGGCCTACCTGGAGACCCAGCGCGCCGAGGATCCGATGGTCCGCCTGCTGGGCGCGCTGGCCCAGGCGCCGTATGGCGTCAACGGCGCGACCTGGCTGAGGAGCAGCGGCCTGGCGCGCTGGCCGTTCGACCTCGAGAACGTGCCGGACATCGTGGTCGGCGCCGGCGGCGAATGGCTGGTCTCACGCGCGCGGCTGCAGGAGAACGAAGCCGGCCTGCTGCGCGCGCTGGGCGACTTCCATGCGAAATACCCGGACGAGATCGGCCCCGATCTGCTGCGCGCGCGCCGCCTGGCCGCGCCGCGGATGCCCGAGGCGCTGTGGCTGCAGCTGACCGAACACATGATCGCGGCCGGCGGCATCAGTCGCCGCAACGGCTTCCTGCACCTGCCGGAGCACGGCGTGGCGCTGCGCGCGGCCGAGCAGGTGGTGGCCGAACACGCGCTGCCGAAACTGCTGGACGGCCGCTTCGACCCGCCCTGGGTGCGCGACATCGCCCAGACCGCGCGCCTGCCCGAAGTGCAGGTGCGCCAGGTGCTGGGCCGCATGGCGCGCGGCGGCGACGTCTACCAGGTCGTCAAGGACCTGTTCTACCATCCGGCCGTGATGCAGCAGGCCGCCGACCTGGTGCGCCGCCTGGCGCGCGAGGATGCCCAGGGCCAGGTCACGGCGGCGCGCTTCCGCGACGAAACGGGCCTGGGCCGCAAGCGCGCGATCCAGATCCTCGAGTTCTTCGACCGCATCGGCTTCTTGCGCCGGGTCGGCGACGTACACCTGCTACGGCCGGGGACCTTGCTGTTTCCGCCGCAGGACTAG
- the selA gene encoding L-seryl-tRNA(Sec) selenium transferase, protein MSLDESVVHGSKATVKDLPSIDKLLRLPSVQALVSSHGHTLVAAEARAQVDSLRAQALAGVLPASALSPEALGQSLAGRIAGRLAPNMRRVINLTGTVIHTNLGRAVLPQAAIDHLVAMMAGPNNLEYDLDSGSRGDRDSIVEGLLCEITGAEAATVVNNNAAAVLLSLAALGGGREAIVSRGELVEIGGAFRMPDVMASAGAHMVEVGTTNRTHLADYERAINERTALLMKVHTSNYAVQGFTSSVSEAELAPLARARNVALVSDLGSGSLIDMGKYGLPQEPTPQQMLAAGCDVVTFSGDKLLGGPQAGLIVGSKEFVTRIRKFPMKRALRLSKLPLAALEATLRLYLQPELLVRDLPTLRWLTRTQEQVGATANALLTPLREALAPRYTVTLETMLSQIGSGSLPIDRLPSSGVAIAPNLSGKRGMGTALDSLAEALRALPLPVIGRIADDRLLLDCRCIDDPAELMGQLGALRAALVEEQERT, encoded by the coding sequence ATGTCGCTCGACGAGTCCGTGGTCCACGGCTCGAAGGCGACAGTCAAGGATCTGCCTTCGATCGATAAACTGCTGCGCCTGCCATCCGTGCAGGCGCTGGTTTCCAGTCACGGCCATACCCTGGTCGCGGCGGAAGCGCGCGCGCAAGTGGACTCCCTGCGCGCGCAGGCCCTGGCAGGCGTGCTCCCCGCGAGCGCGCTGTCGCCGGAGGCGCTCGGCCAGTCTCTGGCCGGGCGTATCGCCGGACGCCTGGCGCCGAATATGCGCCGGGTGATCAACCTGACCGGCACGGTCATCCATACCAATCTCGGACGCGCCGTCCTGCCGCAAGCGGCAATCGACCACCTGGTCGCGATGATGGCCGGACCGAACAATCTCGAATACGACCTGGACAGCGGCTCACGGGGCGATCGCGACAGCATCGTCGAAGGCCTGCTGTGCGAGATCACGGGCGCCGAAGCCGCGACCGTGGTCAACAACAATGCCGCCGCCGTCCTGCTGTCGCTGGCGGCGCTTGGCGGCGGACGCGAGGCGATCGTCTCGCGCGGCGAGCTGGTGGAAATCGGCGGCGCCTTCCGCATGCCCGACGTGATGGCCAGCGCCGGCGCCCACATGGTCGAAGTCGGCACCACCAACCGCACCCACCTGGCGGACTACGAACGGGCGATCAACGAGCGCACGGCGCTCTTGATGAAGGTCCATACCAGCAACTACGCGGTGCAGGGCTTCACCAGTTCGGTGTCCGAAGCGGAACTGGCGCCATTGGCGCGCGCGCGCAACGTCGCCCTGGTCAGCGACCTGGGCAGCGGTTCGCTGATCGACATGGGTAAATACGGCCTGCCGCAGGAACCGACGCCGCAGCAGATGCTGGCGGCCGGCTGCGACGTGGTCACCTTCTCGGGTGACAAGCTGCTGGGCGGGCCGCAGGCCGGCCTGATCGTCGGCTCGAAGGAATTTGTCACCCGCATCCGCAAGTTCCCGATGAAGCGCGCTCTGCGCCTGTCGAAACTACCGCTGGCGGCGCTGGAAGCGACCCTGCGGCTCTACCTGCAGCCCGAACTGCTGGTGCGCGACCTGCCGACGCTGCGCTGGCTGACCCGCACCCAGGAGCAGGTGGGCGCGACGGCGAACGCCCTCCTGACGCCACTGCGCGAGGCGCTGGCGCCGCGCTATACGGTGACGCTGGAGACGATGCTGAGCCAGATCGGCTCGGGCTCGCTCCCGATCGACCGACTGCCGTCGAGCGGGGTGGCGATCGCGCCGAACCTGTCGGGCAAGCGCGGCATGGGCACGGCGCTGGACAGCCTGGCCGAGGCGCTGCGCGCCTTGCCGCTGCCGGTGATCGGCCGCATCGCCGACGACCGCCTGCTGCTCGACTGCCGCTGCATCGACGACCCGGCCGAGCTGATGGGACAACTGGGCGCATTGCGCGCGGCGCTCGTCGAAGAACAAGAACGGACGTGA